The window GTGACGGGCGGCGGCGTTCCCGCCCGCGCCGCCGCCCGTCACATCACGCCCCTGCCGGAGCCGTTCCCGCTGGTCCGGAATCCACGGTACGTGCCGTACCCGGATTGGCCTCCGGCACCGTGGCCACGGGAGCCGTCACCGACTTCGTACGAATCCGGTCATTGCGCCCACCACCTCGCACCTTCAGAACGCTCAACGCGGCCAGGAAACCGACGACCGTCAGGCCCACCAGCCCTCCCTTGGTCGAACCCGTCGCGTCCTCGATCAGTCCGAAGGCGGTTGGCGCGACGAAGCCGCCGAGGTTGCCGATGGAGTTGATGAGCGCGATGCCGGGCGCCGCGGCCCGTGCGTCGAGGTAGCTCTGGGGGATCGTCCAGAAGATCGGCGAGGCCGGCTTGAAGCCGATGGCGGCGATGCACAGGGCGCCGAGCCCGACCCACGGCGACACGAACACGGCGAGCAGGGTGCCGCAGCCGCCGATGAACAGCAGCGTCACCAGGATCGGACGCCTCTTGCCGATGCGGTCCGAGATCCGCCCGCTCACGTACACGGCGACGATCGCGCACAGCCATGGCACCGCCGTCAGCAACCCGACCTGGAACTCGCTCAGCCCGCCGATGTCGTCCACGATCGACGGCAGCCAGAACGTCACCGCGTACAGGGCGACGTTGATCGCGAAGTAGATCCACAGGAACAGCAGCATCTGCGGGTCGGCGAGCAGCTTCCACCGGGACACCTGCGCGGTCGCGCGGTCCCCGGCTCGCTCCTCCTGCTCGACGTCGATGACGGCGACGAGCCCGCGCTTCTCCTCGTCCGTGAGCCAAGTGGCCTGCTCGATACCGGAGTCGAGGAACCGGTAGACGACAAATCCCAGCACCACGGAGAAGAGGCCCTCGATGAAGAACATCCACTGCCAGCCGGAGTGCCCCCACAGGCCGTGCATTTCGAGCAGTGCGCCGGAGATCGGACCGACGATGACGGTCGCCGTGCCGGAGCCCATCAGGAAGATGGATGTGGCCCGTCCTCGATGGGAGTCCGGCAGCCAGCGTGAGAAGTAGTAGATGACGGCCGGGAAGAATCCGGCCTCCGCGACGCCGAGCAGGAACCGCAACGCGTAGAACATCTCCGCGCTCGACACGAAGGCCATCGCGGTGGCCACGATGCCCCAGGTGATCATGATCC is drawn from Streptomyces sp. NBC_01717 and contains these coding sequences:
- a CDS encoding MFS transporter; protein product: MSAVPPAQVPVIEHPPAVQSAIRKIFRRVVPLFFVMFVANYMDRVNLGFAQDQLRADVGLSAAAFGLGAGIFFIAYAIFEVPSNMMMERFGAKIWLTRIMITWGIVATAMAFVSSAEMFYALRFLLGVAEAGFFPAVIYYFSRWLPDSHRGRATSIFLMGSGTATVIVGPISGALLEMHGLWGHSGWQWMFFIEGLFSVVLGFVVYRFLDSGIEQATWLTDEEKRGLVAVIDVEQEERAGDRATAQVSRWKLLADPQMLLFLWIYFAINVALYAVTFWLPSIVDDIGGLSEFQVGLLTAVPWLCAIVAVYVSGRISDRIGKRRPILVTLLFIGGCGTLLAVFVSPWVGLGALCIAAIGFKPASPIFWTIPQSYLDARAAAPGIALINSIGNLGGFVAPTAFGLIEDATGSTKGGLVGLTVVGFLAALSVLKVRGGGRNDRIRTKSVTAPVATVPEANPGTARTVDSGPAGTAPAGA